TGAAGTTTGAGGAAGACTACGGCCACATAGAGTCTCGAATACACGAAATAGTGAACGAGCTCAAGACCACAACGAACTGCATCAAAGATAGTAACATCGAGAAAGATCAGCTGAGGAAGGAAATCGCCATTTTGTCCCAACAATTGAGTGATGATAAAGGTAATGGTGTGCACCTCAAGGGAAGGATGGCTGAACTGGAAACTGCATTGAGAAAAAAGGAGGATGAAAAGGACTGCTTGATCAAAACCGTATTAGAGAGGGAGATGAAGATGGGAGAGCTTGAGAAAATAGTAGCGGAAAGGGATGAGAAAATCGGAGATTtggagatgaagatgaaggagAACGGGACCGGATTCGATAGATTGTTTGAAGAGAAACGAGAGGCCATAAGACAGTTGTGCATATGCATTGAATACCACCGCAGCTGCAACGACGAGCTTAAAGACATGATCGCGAAAACACGAAGAAGGTAGATCCCCTGCTTAATGCATTGTTAAGAAATAGAACTAGctctcaatctcaatttcaAAACCAACATTATGTTACATTTTAACCTCTGTTGCTTCATGCATAACATAACTTCTACACTGACTACTTGCCATATTCTTCTCTCCCACAGCTCTCAAAAAGAATTCTTGCAGCTTAATCCCTTGATTTGTTGGTTGCACAACATCAATATCTCCCCACATTGAACACAAATCTTGATCACTTGTATCACTCAATCTACTCTGATTCAGTAGCCCTGTTTGGTTGCACCATTTTCCCGGCACAAACCTTCCATGGCCGCGGTTGAGCAGCTTCTCATCAATCTCTTGCATCCGGGGATCATCCTGTCTGAATGGTGTGGCAAAGATAGCTGGGGGCAGAATTGAAAGATCAGTATGGAGAGTGTGCCTTAAGTCATTGTTCACCAGAATGGTGTTTTGGAAGTGGGGAGTGTTGCATAGGACAGTTTGGAAGTATGACCCAAGTGGGAAGACAGCATTGTTGAAGTACATTAGTAGCTTCCTAGGAAGGTTGTCCAATCCATTCACACAATGTTCCAAGAAGCCTCTTGTTAGGACCATCCATGGGGAACCTGCAGTGAGAGTGAGAGGGTTGATTTTGGATGGTTTTGTAGTACTTGCAAGTTTTaaactgaaaatgaaatgaaatcaaaCCTCCAAATAACTCAAATGCATCTGGCTTTTCTCTAGTTTCTTTAGTATAGTAAATGGAAGCCTTCTTTTTGAGGTATAGACTTGGATCTACTACAATCTTGGTAGCACTATACCTCCTGCAGAGTTCATTCAAGTaagaaaatagtactccttcaAAGAGAGGGGGAGAGAGTTGTGCTTACTTTTGGAAGGAAGTGGCATTGCTGAATCCCATGAAAATGACATCTTTAGGCAGTAAACTGAAAGCATAGAGAATATCTGCAGCAAAGTTACTTAGTTTCTACTTTCTAGTGTGTGTAATATGCCCtattccaaaattataaaaaaatactctacCATCTTGAGGCAAGATTGGGTAGTCTGAGGTGCTCAACGGCACGAACCAATCCCAATCGTCGCGCAGCCTGAGGAGCAAGGCGGCCGCGTGGAGCACTGCAGCCAGTCCTGATGCAGCCATTGGGTTGACAGCATAGCTCTTCCCAACAACATCAACATTCCCAAATTGTTCAAACACCACTTCTGATTGAGTCAAGCTAGAAAGCTCCAACCTCTCATAATGAGAAGCAGATGAATCAAGCTGCAGAAGGTGTGATTTCTTGGATGGTAGATGGCCTTCAACAGCCTCATCACCCTCTCGTTTCGCCCCTCGTCCCGAGGATCCAGTAGGCCAAGACTGGTGGTGCATTAGGCCCCTTTGGGAAAGGGGCTTTCCTAGGCTGCAAATGTGGATTATAACTAACTGTGTTGGGTGATCTCTTGGTTTGATCAAAGAGGTGTGACAGTGTCACTACTAGCACCATTACAGCCAATACAAAGCTCAGAAACCATGATTTGGAAGATGGGATCATTGGAAATAACTTCATCTTCAAACTCAGCTACTCCATATCAATATGAattgtatcattttttcaaagaaaatggaagaat
This sequence is a window from Salvia hispanica cultivar TCC Black 2014 unplaced genomic scaffold, UniMelb_Shisp_WGS_1.0 HiC_scaffold_429, whole genome shotgun sequence. Protein-coding genes within it:
- the LOC125199231 gene encoding COP1-interactive protein 1-like, whose product is SALLQKLEDQEKSSVAQVNDLKEQINNVRAEVSSLQEQLASLAALKSEADITLDIKAGEISELLLQIVNLKEEVSSKTAEGEKLLEEQKSLEERIATLSGIIQTYKEAQANVVGEISHKMNDTLTGIDAFNMKFEEDYGHIESRIHEIVNELKTTTNCIKDSNIEKDQLRKEIAILSQQLSDDKGNGVHLKGRMAELETALRKKEDEKDCLIKTVLEREMKMGELEKIVAERDEKIGDLEMKMKENGTGFDRLFEEKREAIRQLCICIEYHRSCNDELKDMIAKTRRR